The following proteins come from a genomic window of Helicobacter canadensis MIT 98-5491:
- a CDS encoding basic amino acid ABC transporter substrate-binding protein translates to MKNFLKIFSIILALIAFFGCEKKEEKSKVYVGMNADFAPFEYREGKNIVGFDVDLMREIAKISGIEVEFMDIQFDGLLPALELGKIDMIISGMTVTENRKKFVNFSDSYFNSTQVILVNSENQNIGNFSDLSGKVVGVALGFTGDLVVSKLPNVSVQKFNTASDLILALKSHKVEAVVLDYETAKNYAAHNQDLKLIQSDAANEEYAIAMRKDEVELLQKVNEALKKIKENGTYDALIAKYFD, encoded by the coding sequence ATGAAAAATTTTCTTAAGATATTTTCAATTATTTTGGCATTGATAGCTTTCTTTGGTTGTGAAAAAAAGGAAGAAAAATCTAAAGTTTATGTAGGTATGAATGCGGATTTTGCACCTTTTGAGTATAGAGAAGGGAAGAATATTGTCGGATTTGATGTGGATTTAATGCGAGAAATTGCTAAGATTTCTGGGATTGAAGTTGAGTTTATGGATATTCAATTTGATGGGTTATTGCCTGCATTAGAATTAGGAAAAATTGATATGATTATCTCTGGTATGACAGTAACAGAAAATCGCAAAAAGTTTGTTAATTTTTCTGATTCTTATTTTAATTCTACTCAAGTTATTTTAGTTAATAGCGAAAATCAAAATATTGGAAATTTTTCGGATTTATCAGGAAAAGTAGTTGGAGTTGCACTAGGATTTACAGGAGATTTGGTAGTGAGTAAATTGCCTAATGTATCTGTGCAAAAATTTAATACCGCATCAGATTTGATTTTGGCTTTGAAATCGCACAAGGTGGAAGCGGTTGTTTTGGATTATGAAACTGCAAAAAATTATGCTGCTCATAATCAAGACTTAAAATTAATCCAAAGTGATGCGGCAAATGAGGAATATGCTATTGCGATGAGAAAAGATGAGGTAGAGCTATTACAAAAAGTCAATGAGGCTTTAAAAAAGATCAAAGAAAATGGAACTTATGATGCTTTGATAGCTAAATATTTTGATTAA
- a CDS encoding amino acid ABC transporter permease, with amino-acid sequence MLEYLEILKEVFINENRYWYLVEGLGFSIATTALSALIGIALGILIALMQLSTWKVLSKLAFAYVYIIRGTPVVVQLMIWANIVFVGALRDMPILLIAAIAFGINSGAYVAEIIRAGIAGLDKGQMEAARALGMGYALSMKEIIIPQAIKRILPPLVSEFIALLKETSIVGFIGGVDLLRAANIITSQTYRAIEPLLAVGIIYLILTSIFAMLMRKVEKRLKESD; translated from the coding sequence ATGCTAGAGTATTTGGAGATATTAAAAGAAGTCTTTATTAATGAAAACCGATATTGGTATTTAGTAGAAGGATTAGGGTTTTCCATTGCCACTACCGCGCTTTCAGCATTAATTGGAATCGCATTGGGTATTTTAATAGCATTAATGCAGCTTTCTACTTGGAAGGTTTTATCTAAACTAGCTTTTGCTTATGTGTATATTATACGCGGAACTCCTGTTGTGGTGCAATTGATGATATGGGCAAATATTGTCTTTGTGGGAGCATTGCGTGATATGCCTATTTTGTTAATTGCTGCCATTGCTTTTGGGATTAATTCTGGGGCTTATGTTGCCGAGATTATTCGTGCAGGAATTGCTGGGCTTGATAAAGGACAAATGGAAGCAGCAAGGGCTTTGGGAATGGGTTATGCCCTATCAATGAAAGAAATTATTATTCCTCAAGCTATTAAGAGAATTTTACCGCCTTTAGTGAGTGAATTTATTGCTTTATTAAAGGAAACTTCAATTGTGGGTTTTATTGGTGGTGTGGATTTACTAAGGGCTGCAAATATTATAACAAGTCAAACTTATCGGGCTATTGAGCCTTTACTTGCAGTGGGAATTATTTATTTAATTTTAACTTCTATTTTTGCGATGTTAATGCGAAAAGTTGAGAAAAGGCTAAAAGAAAGTGATTAA
- a CDS encoding amino acid ABC transporter ATP-binding protein — translation MIKIENLHKKFGEIEVLKGINVEVSKGEVIAIIGPSGSGKSTFLRCINRMEDPSCGQIIIDGQNIMDKSVDINLVRQKLGMVFQHFNLFPHKKVIENITLAPMKLKKIPKEMAYKKAIDLLNKVGLVSKKDVYPNKLSGGQKQRIAIARALAMEPEIMLFDEPTSSLDPEMIKEVLDVMKDLAKEGMTMMIVTHEMGFAKNVASRILFMSEGKIIEDESPNKFFTNPKNQRVKDFLHKVLDK, via the coding sequence GTGATTAAAATAGAGAATTTGCATAAAAAATTTGGAGAAATAGAAGTTTTAAAAGGGATTAATGTAGAAGTTTCTAAAGGGGAAGTAATTGCTATTATTGGACCTTCTGGAAGTGGTAAATCTACCTTTTTGCGATGTATTAATAGAATGGAAGATCCAAGTTGCGGTCAGATCATTATTGATGGGCAAAATATTATGGATAAGTCAGTGGATATTAATCTTGTTCGCCAAAAATTGGGAATGGTTTTTCAGCATTTTAATTTATTCCCCCATAAAAAAGTGATAGAAAATATCACTTTAGCACCAATGAAACTTAAGAAAATTCCAAAAGAAATGGCTTATAAAAAAGCAATAGATTTACTAAACAAGGTTGGCTTGGTTTCCAAAAAAGATGTATATCCAAATAAGCTTTCAGGTGGGCAGAAACAAAGAATCGCTATTGCTAGGGCTTTGGCTATGGAGCCAGAGATTATGCTTTTTGATGAGCCCACTTCTTCTTTAGATCCAGAAATGATTAAAGAAGTGCTAGATGTAATGAAAGATTTGGCAAAAGAGGGTATGACAATGATGATTGTAACTCACGAAATGGGATTTGCCAAAAATGTGGCGAGTCGGATTCTTTTTATGAGCGAGGGTAAAATCATCGAAGATGAATCGCCCAATAAGTTTTTTACTAATCCAAAAAACCAAAGAGTGAAAGATTTCTTGCATAAAGTTTTGGATAAATAA
- the ligA gene encoding NAD-dependent DNA ligase LigA: MSYDSYLEAIKTLNLWAKHYYILDDPIASDEEYDALYHQIKEFEANNPTQISKDSPTQRVGDRILESFNKSEHIERMWSLDDIFNTQELQDWINRVSKDENLNFTIDPKFDGASLNLLYENGILQKATTRGDGFIGEEVTQNAKTIPSIPLSIPYTDKIEIRGECVIAKDDFEAINQERLENGEALFANPRNAAAGSLRQLDSKITSKRKLQFIPWGVGFCQINEESFFALMEKIRSFGFIASPFSKLCSNLQAIEDSYQNLISKRDSYPITLDGMVIRVDNIPLQKSLGFTIKAPRFACAYKFPAIEKKAKILDIVLQVGRTGVITPVAILEPVMIEGAKVSRATLHNFDEIKKKDILINDSVILIRSGDVIPKIIKSLPTLRDGTQKQCKMPTHCPICNSELLIEEKLIKCQNLNCKARVKNSLIHFISKKALNIDGLGKRIIDLLFELGKITKIEDIFSLQYEDLEGLEGFKDKKIHNLLNAIKQAKGIDLWRFINALGIEHIGEGASKKLANTFGNDFYHKSFEDFVVLDGFGEEMANSLVEFCHVNQERINHLLAILQPKCNQSTTNANLSNQTFVITGTLSQKREVYQEILESLGAKVSSSVSKKTNFLLCGEEAGSKLTKAQELGVKVISEEDFWNLIQETKK; encoded by the coding sequence ATGAGCTATGATTCTTATTTAGAAGCCATTAAAACACTGAATTTATGGGCTAAACACTATTATATTTTAGATGATCCCATAGCTAGCGATGAAGAGTATGATGCACTCTATCATCAAATCAAAGAATTTGAAGCAAACAATCCCACACAAATTTCCAAAGATTCTCCAACCCAAAGAGTTGGGGATCGCATTTTAGAATCTTTTAACAAATCCGAACACATAGAGCGTATGTGGAGCTTGGATGATATTTTTAATACTCAAGAATTACAAGATTGGATTAACAGAGTTAGCAAGGACGAAAATCTAAATTTTACTATTGATCCCAAATTTGATGGTGCTAGTCTCAATTTGCTTTATGAAAATGGAATATTGCAAAAAGCTACCACAAGAGGGGATGGATTCATCGGAGAAGAAGTTACTCAAAATGCCAAAACCATTCCTAGCATTCCCCTTAGCATTCCTTATACTGATAAAATAGAAATCCGTGGGGAATGCGTGATTGCCAAAGATGATTTTGAAGCTATCAATCAAGAGAGGCTAGAAAATGGGGAAGCACTTTTTGCAAATCCGCGTAATGCAGCCGCTGGAAGCTTAAGGCAATTAGATTCTAAAATCACTTCAAAACGCAAACTACAATTTATCCCTTGGGGTGTGGGGTTTTGTCAAATCAATGAAGAGAGCTTTTTTGCACTAATGGAGAAAATTCGCTCCTTTGGATTCATAGCTTCACCTTTCTCTAAGCTCTGCTCAAACTTACAAGCAATAGAAGATTCTTATCAAAATCTCATTTCTAAGCGTGATTCTTATCCCATTACACTTGATGGAATGGTGATTAGAGTGGATAATATTCCACTGCAAAAATCTCTAGGCTTTACCATAAAAGCTCCACGCTTTGCCTGTGCATACAAATTTCCCGCTATTGAAAAAAAGGCAAAAATTTTAGACATTGTTTTACAAGTTGGTAGAACGGGAGTTATTACCCCTGTGGCTATCCTAGAACCTGTGATGATTGAGGGAGCAAAAGTTAGCCGTGCAACCTTGCATAACTTTGATGAAATCAAAAAAAAAGATATTTTAATTAATGATTCTGTTATTCTTATTCGCAGTGGAGATGTGATACCAAAAATCATTAAATCACTGCCTACCTTACGCGATGGCACGCAAAAACAATGTAAAATGCCAACGCACTGCCCTATTTGCAATAGTGAGCTACTTATTGAAGAAAAACTCATCAAATGCCAAAATTTAAATTGTAAAGCAAGGGTAAAAAACTCGCTTATTCACTTTATAAGCAAAAAGGCACTTAATATTGATGGGCTTGGCAAAAGAATTATCGATTTACTCTTTGAGCTTGGAAAGATTACCAAAATTGAAGATATTTTTTCACTTCAATATGAAGATTTAGAAGGCTTAGAAGGATTTAAAGACAAAAAGATTCACAACCTTTTAAATGCTATCAAACAGGCTAAAGGGATTGATTTATGGCGTTTTATTAATGCTTTAGGAATCGAACATATTGGCGAGGGTGCGAGTAAAAAACTTGCAAATACCTTTGGCAATGACTTTTATCATAAGAGTTTTGAAGATTTTGTGGTGCTTGATGGCTTTGGGGAAGAAATGGCAAACTCACTTGTAGAATTTTGCCATGTCAATCAAGAAAGAATCAATCATCTCCTAGCGATTCTACAACCCAAATGCAATCAAAGCACCACCAATGCAAATCTTAGCAATCAAACCTTTGTCATCACTGGCACACTCTCACAAAAAAGAGAAGTGTATCAAGAGATTCTAGAATCACTAGGCGCAAAAGTCTCTAGTAGTGTCTCAAAAAAGACAAATTTTCTACTCTGTGGAGAAGAGGCAGGATCCAAGCTCACTAAGGCTCAAGAACTTGGAGTAAAAGTTATTAGCGAAGAGGATTTTTGGAATCTTATTCAAGAAACCAAAAAATAA